Proteins from a single region of Nakamurella deserti:
- a CDS encoding isocitrate lyase/PEP mutase family protein, producing the protein MSLQDKATTFLELHRAGDPVVLPTVWDAWSATLAADAGFAGLTVGSHPVADALGRADNEGLTFDEVLGQVARITATVDLPVSVDIESGYGLEPARLVEGLVSVGAVGFNIEDTVHSQGGRLRSGQEHADLVGALRAASDAAGVHLVINARTDVFIKQTGPAESRVDLAVERLTLAAQAGADVLYPVGGHDADTWAQLAAALPLPVNAIAFPEQQTLADFAPLGVGRISFGPRLQGALGAYAGRLFAAWK; encoded by the coding sequence GTGTCACTGCAGGACAAGGCCACCACGTTCCTCGAGCTGCACCGCGCTGGTGACCCGGTGGTGCTGCCCACCGTGTGGGACGCCTGGAGCGCGACGCTCGCCGCGGACGCCGGCTTCGCCGGGTTGACCGTCGGTAGCCACCCCGTGGCCGACGCCCTCGGGCGCGCCGACAACGAAGGTCTGACCTTCGACGAGGTGCTGGGCCAGGTCGCCCGGATCACCGCCACGGTGGACCTGCCGGTGTCGGTGGACATCGAGTCCGGGTACGGGCTGGAGCCGGCCCGGCTGGTCGAGGGGCTGGTCTCGGTCGGAGCCGTCGGCTTCAACATCGAGGACACCGTGCACAGCCAGGGCGGCCGGCTGCGCTCCGGGCAGGAACACGCGGACCTGGTCGGCGCGTTGCGTGCCGCGTCGGACGCGGCCGGCGTGCACCTGGTCATCAACGCCCGTACCGACGTCTTCATCAAGCAGACCGGGCCGGCGGAGTCCCGGGTCGACCTGGCGGTCGAGCGCCTGACGCTGGCGGCGCAGGCCGGCGCGGACGTGCTGTACCCGGTGGGTGGGCACGACGCCGACACCTGGGCGCAACTGGCCGCGGCGCTCCCGCTGCCGGTCAACGCGATCGCCTTCCCCGAGCAGCAGACGCTGGCCGACTTCGCGCCGCTCGGGGTCGGCCGGATCAGCTTCGGCCCGCGCCTGCAGGGAGCGCTCGGCGCCTACGCCGGTCGGCTGTTCGCAGCCTGGAAGTAG
- a CDS encoding pseudouridine synthase produces MPPPPLPIRDGLNPTRLHLPPDETWPTVLSYLLHRFPADEARLLEKMDAAEVVDGDGVPVTRDTPYRHRTFVYLYRDPQVEQRVPFEIDILHRDDTLLVVDKPHFLSTMARGRYVVESALVRLRRDLDLPTLSPAHRLDRVTAGVLMFTVDPAVRGAYQTMFAAGTVAKEYQAIAGVDPARTWPVTVRSRIVKHRGVPRAEEVPGEPNARSWIDLVDRRGAWGRYRLRPATGKTHQLRLHMNALGLPIRNDNFYPELLDTAHDDYAAPLQLLARSMTFTDPLSGRERHFQTRRVLELPAG; encoded by the coding sequence GTGCCGCCGCCGCCGCTGCCGATCCGGGACGGGCTCAACCCGACCCGGCTGCACCTCCCGCCGGACGAAACGTGGCCGACGGTGCTGAGCTACCTGCTGCACCGCTTCCCCGCGGACGAGGCCCGGTTGCTGGAGAAGATGGACGCGGCCGAGGTGGTCGACGGTGACGGCGTTCCGGTCACCCGCGATACCCCCTACCGGCACCGGACGTTCGTGTACCTGTACCGGGACCCGCAGGTCGAACAGCGGGTGCCGTTCGAGATCGACATCCTGCACCGCGACGACACCCTGCTCGTGGTCGACAAGCCGCATTTCCTGTCGACGATGGCGCGCGGGCGCTACGTGGTGGAGTCGGCGCTGGTGCGGCTGCGCCGGGACCTGGACCTGCCGACGCTGAGCCCCGCCCACCGTCTGGACCGGGTGACCGCGGGCGTGCTGATGTTCACCGTCGACCCGGCGGTCCGCGGGGCCTACCAGACGATGTTCGCCGCCGGCACGGTGGCCAAGGAGTACCAGGCCATCGCCGGGGTCGACCCGGCGCGGACCTGGCCGGTGACCGTGCGGAGTCGCATCGTGAAGCACCGGGGCGTGCCCCGGGCCGAGGAGGTCCCCGGCGAGCCGAACGCCCGCAGCTGGATCGACCTGGTCGATCGACGCGGGGCGTGGGGGCGGTACCGGCTGCGGCCGGCGACCGGCAAGACCCACCAGCTGCGGCTGCACATGAACGCCCTGGGTCTGCCGATCCGCAACGACAACTTCTATCCCGAGCTGCTCGACACCGCGCACGACGACTACGCGGCGCCGCTGCAGTTGCTGGCCAGGTCCATGACGTTCACCGATCCGCTGTCCGGGCGCGAGCGGCACTTCCAGACCCGGCGGGTGCTGGAGCTGCCCGCCGGGTGA
- a CDS encoding YceI family protein, whose product MADLTARLTEGTTMPATPPAPALDRPARPVARHTASAGAAAPGRWRIDAAASTLQISVGVGFVATVRGRFTDVVGEVRLAVPREASSIRVEVASASLSSGSSHWDDVLHAAGLVDTQTCPTIAFASRTLRPAGDGWELDGTLRTARGICLIRLALHCRGESAHRLRFEASGTVPSREATRLLSRPGVQRLLGRSMAVHLLVEAVPAE is encoded by the coding sequence GTGGCTGACCTCACCGCCCGGCTGACCGAAGGAACCACGATGCCCGCCACGCCGCCCGCCCCCGCCCTGGACCGTCCGGCCCGTCCGGTCGCGCGCCACACCGCGTCCGCCGGTGCGGCCGCGCCCGGCCGGTGGCGCATCGACGCCGCGGCCTCCACGCTGCAGATCAGCGTGGGCGTCGGCTTCGTGGCCACCGTGCGGGGCCGGTTCACCGACGTCGTGGGTGAGGTGCGGCTGGCCGTCCCGCGGGAGGCCAGCTCGATCCGGGTGGAGGTCGCGAGCGCGTCACTCAGCAGCGGCAGTTCGCACTGGGACGACGTGCTGCACGCCGCGGGACTGGTGGACACCCAGACGTGCCCGACCATCGCCTTCGCGTCGCGCACCCTGCGGCCGGCCGGCGACGGCTGGGAGCTCGACGGCACGCTGCGCACGGCACGCGGCATCTGCTTGATCCGGCTCGCGCTGCACTGCCGCGGCGAGTCGGCCCACCGGCTGCGCTTCGAGGCCAGCGGCACCGTCCCGTCCAGGGAGGCCACCCGGCTGCTGTCCCGCCCGGGGGTGCAACGCCTGCTGGGCCGTTCGATGGCGGTGCATCTCCTCGTGGAGGCGGTGCCCGCGGAGTGA
- a CDS encoding TIGR04338 family metallohydrolase, which yields MPEIRDGQRSLVYDAEHLVHRLLDRSADFPVVEVAGSRITLPVERRFASLDAVQHYLDRVRALPTVRQRWPRAAVPATARERQGGGMAHYERADAVIAVPGATHGSQWALRELVVLHELAHHLADEVEPAHGGAFVARLVDLVDVVMGAEAAFLLRVTFLENGVRIG from the coding sequence GTGCCCGAGATCCGCGACGGGCAGCGGAGTCTGGTCTACGACGCCGAACATCTGGTGCACCGGCTGCTGGACCGCTCCGCCGACTTCCCGGTCGTCGAGGTGGCCGGTTCACGGATCACGCTGCCGGTGGAACGGCGGTTCGCGTCCCTGGACGCGGTGCAGCACTACCTCGACCGGGTGCGGGCGCTGCCCACGGTGCGGCAGCGGTGGCCCCGGGCGGCGGTGCCGGCGACCGCCCGGGAACGGCAGGGTGGCGGCATGGCGCACTACGAGCGCGCCGACGCGGTGATCGCGGTGCCCGGGGCCACCCACGGCAGTCAGTGGGCGTTGCGCGAGCTGGTGGTGCTCCACGAGCTCGCGCACCACCTCGCCGACGAGGTGGAGCCTGCCCACGGCGGTGCGTTCGTGGCGCGGCTCGTGGACCTGGTCGATGTGGTGATGGGCGCGGAAGCCGCGTTCCTGCTGCGGGTCACGTTCCTGGAGAACGGCGTCCGGATCGGCTGA
- the malQ gene encoding 4-alpha-glucanotransferase yields the protein MSHLDPAVQQLADALGIATEYWDWQGHHQPVPAQTVTAVLAALDLDASTPDAARAALEEYHRSGWRRMLPPCLVTRQGHRPDFPVHVPAGAPVQVWIDLETGGFRDDVVQTEDNSPAQEIDGEWTGRARFRLPDDLPLGYHTLRARSGDREAAAAVIVTPPWLGFPARMGDHRAWGLAAQLYSVRSERSWGVGDLTDLTDLAVWAAAEQGAAYVLVNPLHAGEPVAPLEPSPYLPTSRRFAHPIYLRVERIPEYADLDDTDRTAVAALRTDLAAALDGVDAIDRDTSWTAKRAALQRVHRVERSAGREIAYRAYRQREGSGLLDYATWSALAETHGPDWRRWPAELRSPTDPAVVAFREAHGDEIDFHCWLQWVLDDQLDTAQRAATTAGATLGIVHDLAVGVHPGGADAWGLQDVFAQGVSVGAPPDPFNQNGQDWTQPPWRPDRLAEVAYTPFRQLVATVLRHSGGVRVDHIIGLFRLWWTPTGQLPTTGTYVRYDHEALIGILALEAHRAGALVVGEDLGVVEPSARSYLRERGILGTSILWFEFDESGAPLPPERWREYCLASVTTHDLPPTAGYLAGEHVRLRHELGLLTRSLADELATDAAERDAWLSTLRRRGSLPDDADVEATVAELHRYLTWTPSRLLCVSLTDAVGDRRTQNQPGTTDEYPNWRVPLTGPDGVVMALEDVFTSGRVAALAAVVRG from the coding sequence ATGTCACACCTCGATCCCGCCGTGCAGCAACTGGCCGACGCGCTCGGCATCGCCACCGAGTACTGGGACTGGCAGGGTCACCACCAGCCCGTTCCCGCCCAGACGGTGACCGCGGTGCTGGCCGCGCTCGACCTGGACGCGTCGACCCCCGACGCCGCGCGCGCCGCGCTCGAGGAGTACCACCGGTCCGGCTGGCGCCGGATGCTGCCACCGTGCCTGGTCACCCGGCAGGGGCACCGTCCGGATTTCCCCGTGCACGTCCCGGCGGGGGCGCCGGTGCAGGTGTGGATCGACCTGGAGACCGGCGGCTTCCGGGACGACGTCGTGCAGACCGAGGACAACTCCCCGGCGCAGGAGATCGACGGGGAGTGGACGGGACGGGCGCGGTTCCGCCTCCCGGACGACCTGCCCCTGGGCTACCACACGCTGCGGGCCCGCAGCGGTGACCGCGAGGCCGCCGCCGCCGTCATCGTCACCCCGCCGTGGCTCGGTTTCCCCGCGCGGATGGGTGACCACCGCGCCTGGGGACTGGCCGCCCAGCTGTACAGCGTCCGGTCCGAAAGGTCGTGGGGTGTCGGGGATCTGACCGATCTCACCGACCTCGCGGTGTGGGCCGCCGCCGAGCAGGGCGCTGCTTATGTGCTGGTCAATCCGCTGCACGCCGGTGAGCCGGTGGCGCCGCTGGAGCCGTCCCCGTACCTGCCGACGAGCCGCCGGTTCGCCCACCCGATCTACCTGCGGGTCGAGCGCATCCCCGAGTACGCCGACCTCGACGACACCGACCGGACGGCGGTCGCCGCCCTGCGCACCGACCTGGCGGCCGCCCTGGACGGCGTCGACGCGATCGACCGGGACACCTCGTGGACGGCGAAACGCGCGGCGCTGCAGCGGGTGCACCGCGTGGAACGCTCCGCGGGCCGGGAGATCGCCTACCGCGCCTACCGGCAGCGGGAAGGTTCCGGCCTGCTCGACTACGCGACCTGGTCGGCGCTCGCCGAGACTCACGGTCCCGACTGGCGCCGCTGGCCGGCCGAGCTCCGCTCGCCCACCGACCCGGCCGTGGTCGCGTTCCGCGAGGCGCACGGTGACGAGATCGACTTCCACTGCTGGCTGCAGTGGGTGCTGGACGACCAGCTCGACACCGCGCAGCGCGCCGCGACCACCGCGGGCGCCACTCTGGGCATCGTGCACGACCTCGCGGTCGGGGTGCACCCGGGCGGCGCCGACGCCTGGGGCCTGCAGGACGTCTTCGCCCAGGGCGTGTCGGTGGGCGCGCCGCCGGATCCGTTCAACCAGAACGGCCAGGACTGGACGCAGCCGCCGTGGCGGCCGGACCGGCTCGCCGAGGTCGCCTACACGCCGTTCCGGCAGCTGGTGGCCACCGTCCTGCGGCACTCCGGCGGCGTCCGGGTCGACCACATCATCGGTCTGTTCCGGCTGTGGTGGACCCCTACGGGCCAACTCCCGACCACCGGCACCTACGTCCGCTACGACCACGAGGCGCTGATCGGCATCCTGGCCCTGGAGGCGCACCGCGCCGGCGCGCTCGTCGTCGGCGAGGACCTCGGGGTCGTCGAGCCCTCGGCGCGGAGCTACCTGCGCGAGCGGGGAATTCTCGGGACGTCCATCCTGTGGTTCGAGTTCGACGAGAGCGGCGCCCCGCTGCCGCCCGAACGCTGGCGGGAGTACTGCCTGGCCTCGGTGACGACCCACGACCTGCCACCGACCGCGGGCTACCTGGCCGGCGAGCACGTCCGGCTGCGCCACGAACTGGGTCTCTTGACGCGGTCACTGGCCGACGAGCTCGCCACCGACGCGGCCGAGCGGGACGCCTGGCTGTCGACGCTGCGCCGTCGCGGGTCGCTTCCCGACGACGCCGACGTGGAGGCCACCGTGGCCGAGCTGCACCGCTACCTGACGTGGACGCCGTCGCGGCTGCTGTGCGTCTCCCTGACCGACGCGGTCGGCGACCGCCGCACCCAGAACCAGCCCGGCACCACCGACGAGTACCCGAACTGGCGGGTCCCGCTGACCGGGCCCGACGGTGTGGTGATGGCGCTGGAGGACGTGTTCACCAGCGGGCGGGTCGCCGCGCTGGCGGCCGTGGTGCGCGGCTGA
- a CDS encoding DUF2786 domain-containing protein has product MVDKNLSRIAALLRKAEGTDNEHEADAYLQAAQRLATLASVDLAVARAHTNAREQRVAPTQRTVEIGAAGKRGLRTYVQLFLAIGRANDLICDVARNSTRVFAYGFAADIDATEALYASLVVQMVRASDGFIKTGAHAAETVVRPVRVEVPTRRGRIVTTVVHERRPVHATTARINFQEAFAARIGQRLQEARTAAREEAVAADTAAGDRGTGVALALRDRELELTDHYSTHSNARGSWAGNRASAGYSEASRRAGDRAGRTARLGAEQALGGRRPALGT; this is encoded by the coding sequence ATGGTCGACAAGAACCTCAGCCGCATCGCGGCGCTGCTGCGCAAGGCCGAGGGCACGGACAACGAACACGAAGCGGACGCCTACCTGCAGGCCGCCCAGCGGCTCGCGACCCTGGCGTCGGTGGATCTGGCGGTCGCCCGCGCCCACACGAACGCCCGTGAACAGCGGGTGGCCCCCACCCAGCGCACGGTCGAAATCGGTGCGGCGGGCAAGCGCGGCCTGCGCACCTACGTGCAGCTGTTCCTCGCCATCGGGCGGGCCAACGACCTGATCTGCGACGTGGCCCGCAACTCGACGAGGGTCTTCGCCTACGGTTTCGCCGCCGACATCGACGCGACGGAGGCGCTGTACGCCTCTCTGGTGGTGCAGATGGTGCGTGCGTCGGACGGTTTCATCAAGACCGGCGCCCACGCCGCCGAGACGGTGGTGCGGCCGGTGCGGGTCGAGGTGCCCACCCGCCGCGGCCGCATCGTGACCACGGTCGTGCACGAACGCCGCCCGGTGCACGCCACCACCGCGCGGATCAACTTCCAGGAGGCGTTCGCCGCGCGGATCGGTCAACGGTTGCAGGAGGCCCGGACCGCCGCGCGGGAGGAGGCGGTGGCGGCCGACACGGCGGCCGGTGACCGCGGCACCGGGGTGGCGTTGGCGCTGCGGGACCGTGAGCTCGAGTTGACCGACCACTACAGCACCCACAGCAACGCCCGCGGCAGCTGGGCCGGCAACCGCGCGTCCGCGGGGTACTCCGAGGCGTCGCGGCGGGCCGGCGACCGGGCCGGGCGCACCGCCCGGTTGGGCGCCGAGCAGGCCCTCGGGGGGCGGCGCCCCGCCCTGGGTACCTGA
- a CDS encoding dTDP-4-dehydrorhamnose 3,5-epimerase family protein: protein MAFEIIDMDVQHTAIDDLVVVTLKQVTDDRGTVREFFRASAYTDGPFAGLGEWRQINVTETKQGAVRGLHGEAMVKLVSCVSGAAHGVYLDAREDSATYGAVVTVPLVPGTQVLVPAGVCNAFQSVSDGGTQYVYCFTEEWTPGMAGIAFSPIDEGLGISWPLPIDENDPAQISAKDLGAPRFSESARR, encoded by the coding sequence GTGGCTTTCGAGATCATCGACATGGACGTGCAGCACACCGCGATCGACGACCTGGTCGTGGTGACGCTGAAGCAGGTGACCGACGACCGCGGCACCGTTCGGGAGTTCTTCCGCGCCAGCGCCTACACCGACGGCCCGTTCGCCGGGCTGGGGGAGTGGCGGCAGATCAACGTCACCGAGACGAAGCAGGGTGCCGTTCGTGGCCTGCACGGGGAGGCGATGGTCAAGCTGGTCAGCTGCGTCTCGGGTGCGGCACACGGGGTGTACCTGGACGCCCGCGAGGACTCCGCGACCTACGGTGCCGTGGTCACGGTGCCGCTGGTGCCCGGCACCCAGGTGCTGGTTCCGGCGGGCGTCTGCAATGCCTTCCAGTCGGTGTCCGACGGCGGCACCCAGTACGTGTACTGCTTCACCGAGGAGTGGACGCCGGGGATGGCGGGCATCGCCTTCAGCCCGATCGACGAGGGGCTGGGAATCTCCTGGCCGCTGCCCATCGACGAGAACGACCCCGCGCAGATCTCCGCGAAGGATCTCGGTGCCCCCCGGTTCAGCGAGTCCGCGCGGCGCTGA
- a CDS encoding M15 family metallopeptidase, translating to MRRRPAAGHRRPAAGTRRGAVLGVCLLLAGCGTGTHPGPGPGPDGTSGTVTGPPPTAAIRTTPSVGAVPTSPRPAAVPSGADPTDPAAAGPAPRDTSAPGPPPSDPAPGPTGTTGAGPSVALRTAAAHPPVAGSGFVATVSPIDDALAARMATSWRPGCPVALAELRYLTVTHRGADGSDHTGGMVVAASVADDVVAVLRQVYDAGYPITSMRVVDDFGGDDDASMAADNTSAFNCRPVTGGGGFSEHSYGTAIDLNPVANPYVRGDTVLPPAGREFRTRPDRPAVLHAGDAVVTAFAAAGWEWGGSWTSPTDYQHFSVNGR from the coding sequence GTGCGCAGACGCCCGGCCGCGGGACACCGGCGCCCGGCCGCAGGTACCCGGCGCGGGGCGGTCCTGGGCGTCTGCCTGCTGCTCGCGGGCTGCGGCACCGGCACCCACCCCGGCCCCGGCCCCGGCCCGGACGGAACGAGCGGCACGGTCACCGGGCCGCCGCCGACCGCCGCGATCCGGACGACACCGTCCGTCGGCGCTGTCCCGACATCCCCGCGTCCGGCCGCGGTGCCGTCGGGCGCCGACCCCACCGACCCCGCCGCGGCCGGACCGGCGCCCCGGGACACCAGCGCGCCGGGCCCCCCGCCGTCGGATCCGGCGCCCGGCCCGACGGGGACCACCGGCGCGGGGCCGTCCGTCGCCCTCCGGACCGCGGCGGCGCACCCCCCGGTCGCCGGCAGCGGGTTCGTGGCCACGGTCTCGCCGATCGACGACGCCCTCGCCGCCCGGATGGCCACCTCGTGGCGACCCGGTTGCCCGGTGGCCCTGGCCGAGCTGCGCTACCTGACGGTCACCCACCGCGGGGCGGACGGCTCCGATCACACCGGCGGGATGGTCGTCGCCGCCTCCGTGGCCGACGACGTGGTGGCGGTGCTCCGGCAGGTGTACGACGCCGGTTACCCGATCACGTCCATGCGCGTGGTCGACGACTTCGGCGGCGACGACGACGCCTCGATGGCGGCCGACAACACGTCGGCGTTCAACTGCCGGCCGGTCACCGGCGGCGGCGGGTTCTCGGAGCACTCCTACGGGACGGCCATCGACCTCAACCCGGTCGCGAACCCCTACGTCCGCGGCGACACGGTACTGCCACCCGCCGGCCGGGAGTTCCGCACCCGTCCGGACCGGCCCGCCGTGCTGCACGCCGGCGACGCCGTCGTCACCGCGTTCGCCGCCGCCGGCTGGGAATGGGGCGGGTCGTGGACGAGCCCGACCGACTACCAGCACTTCTCGGTCAACGGGCGGTGA